In the genome of bacterium, the window CCAGTTTTTTGCATGGATTCCGCGCGCGCGGCCGTCGAAGGGAGCGCGGGCGATCGGGATTCCGAATCGGGGATCTCGCGAACGAAGGCGCCCGCGGCATGCCGGTTCAGAATTCGGGAAGACAACGGGGTCGTGCTCATGGCGAACCTCCAAGTGACGACGAACGGGTGCCCGGGCGGCCGGTCGCCGCGAGAGCGGCAAACGGCGATCCGGTGGAAAGCGGGCGCCTCAGATCGCTCCATGCGGAAAGGAGCAGATAAAGAAAGCGGTTCACCAGACCAAAGAAGGTGAACAGCCAGGCGATGATGGCAAGGATAACGAAGGATCGGGATATCCAGGCGAGAAACGGCAACTCGAAGGTCTCGACGAGACGAAAGGTGCAGACGCTGTACATCCCGAGCGGAAAGACCATTCCCCAATACAACGGGTCATACGTGAAGGCCACCTTGCGCACGACGTGCCGCCAGATGCCGAGAACGATCAGCATCGGAATCCACCAGGTCGCCGTCGCCCAATAGAGAATCGTGAACCCTTTGACGAACGGGCGGATCGACTCCATGAACGGCGAATCGCCCGAAACCGCGACGAGTGCCGTGCCGGCAAGCGTCGAGATGGCGACCGCGCCCATGTTGATCCAATACGGCGGCATGAGGTCGGCCGGGGAAAACCGGAGAAACGTATAACGATAGAAGATCAGCGAGATCATCCAGATGTAGAGCATCCCGCCGCATAGCCAAAAGGAGGTCAGAAAAAACAAGGTCGCGTCCCGATTGCCCGAATGCCCGGGAAGGACAAGGCACCCCAGGACGGCGACGGACTGCGTTGCCACGACCGCGACAAGCCAACCGCCGTTGATGCCTTCGGCCAGCGACGGTTTCACCTCCCGAACGCTGAGCGCGACAAAGACCGTGTAGGTACAAATCACCCAGAGCAACAGGCCGGCAATCCACAGCGCAAAGCCGATCGCCAGGGAATGCCGCACAAGGACAAACTGGGATCCCAGCACGCACGTCGCGGCCACCATCGTGAAGAATCCGGGACTCCGCTGATGGCAGCTCCAGTCGGCGAGGAACGTCTCGCGAAACCAGAGCGCCCGGGCCATCGTGGCAAGCCAGATCGCGCCATACGCGAAAATGTTGACCCAGAACAGGAACGCCGACAGATCGCGCAAGCCGAGCAGATGGCACGCGATGCAGACGATCCCCGTCGCCATCGACATCGCGAAATACGCCGGGTGAAACGTCGCCACCCCCTCGCCGAGGAAGCGGCGCGCGCGTCCCGATGCCGGGAACGATGCCCGGCTCTCCACGTCCAATCCCATCATGCAGGAAATTATGAGCTCGGTCCCGTTGCGCCGGGAATCGGGCTTCGTCCGATCGCGGCGTAGGAAGGCGGGAAGGCGCCGGTCGGCGTTTGTCCTACAATTTCAACCGACAAGACCGTTGCGCACGGCGTACTGGATGATTTCGGCGTTGGAAGCGAGCGACATCTTTTCGAGGATGCGTGTCCGGTACGTACTCACGGTTTTGACGCTGAGTTGGAGTCGTTCGGCGATCTCCGACACGGATTTGGCCGACGCCAACAGCAGAAAGACCTCGAGCTCGCGGCCGGAAAGGGTTTCGTGCGGCATCTCGCCGGGCTTTTTGGCCAGGTGATCGGCAAGCTGTTCCGCGAGTGTTTCCGAGAGATAGCGCCGTCCCTTGCGGACGGTTCGAATGGCCTTGAACAGCTCCGTATCCGCGGCTTGCTCTTTTGTGAGGTAGGCGGAGGCGCCGCCGGCGAGCGCGCGGACGACAAACTGCCGCTCGCTGTACATCGACAACACGATCACCGGCAGGCTCGGCCGCGCTTCCTTGATTTGCGGCAACGCGGCCAGGCCGTTTTCGGCCCCGAGCGCGACATCCAGGATCACGACATCCCACGGCGCCGACCTCACCTTCCGGAGCAATTCCGCGCACGTCGTCGCTTCCCCGATCGTGACGCCCGGAAACTCCAGCTCGAGGATCCGGCTCAACCCGGATCGCACGATCGCGTGGTCATCGGCGATGAGAATCTTCATGGTCCGCCATCCGGACCCGCCGCGCCATCCGGCGCTATCGGCGCCTCCCGGGGCACTTCAACCTCGATCGTCGTGCCTTCTCCGGGCCGTCCCCGCACGGCGAACGAGCCGCCGAGAAGGTGGACACGCTCGCGCATGCCCAGGATGCCGAGCGACTGGGGCCCTTCGGCGTCCGCGGGCTCGATGCCCTTGCCGTTATCGTGAATCGTAAGCGCAAGAGTCGCTTCGTTGCCCATAAGGTCAACGCTCACTTCGGTTGCGTCGGCATGTCGGATGACGTTCGTCAAGGCTTCCTGCACGATCCGGAACACGGTGGTCGATACCAGCCCGTCGATGGGCTCCGAAACATTGCCGACATTGAGAATGATCGCAAGACCGGAGTTGGCCTCGCGATCGCGCACAAGCCAATCGACGGCCGCGGCAAGCCCCAGCCGATCAAGCACCGGGGGACGCAGTTCCGATGAAATCCGCCGGACGGAATCGATGGCGCGGTTGATCTGCTCGCCCATCTTGACGATCGCCTCATCGCCGGCCAACGAGTCCGGCCGGCGCGAGCACACGCGGCAGACGGTCGAAAGTTCCATCTTCAGGCCGGTCAGAATCTGGCCAAGTTCGTCATGAAGTTCGCGCGCGATCCGGCTTGCTTCTTCGTCGCGCGCCGCCTGGAGTCGATGAGAAAGGGCGCGAAGCCGCCCCTGGGCTTCGTGAGCCTCCTTTTGCCGGGTGGCCAAGGCGTCGGCCATGGCGCTGAACGAAACGGCAAGCTCCCGCAACTCCCCGTGACTTCCGGGCAACGGAGCCCGCGCCGAGAGGTCGCCGGCGCCGAACCGTCGCACCGCCCTCGTCAGCGCGCGCAAGACACGCAGCACGGAGAACTCAGCCGCGAAAATCGCCGAGGCAATCGCGAAAATCGTCACCAGGATGAGTCCCACCAAGGTGCGGTAGAAGGCGTGATTCGCCGTCCCTTGCACGCGTTCGTACGGCAAGCCGGCGACGACGAAGATACCGGGGATGCCTTCCATCGGCGTCGCCACAAAAAATCGCGACATCGCGTCGGGACCGATATCGATGACGGCTCCGTGCGGGCGGCCCAACGCCTGGGCGAGGGCGGGATTGGGTTGCTGTTGCTCGGCGGCGAGAAGGCCCGTATCCGCACCCGAACGCGCGAGCACGTGCCCGTCGCGGTCCGTGATCAGCAGCGAGTAGTCCGCCGGCAGATTCGCCTGCTCGGCCAGTTGATCGAGCCAGCCGAGTTCCACCGCCACGAACGCAACGGCGCAAGGCGCTTGATCCGGGCCGCGAATCGCATGGGCCAGGTGCAGGACGGGTCGGTCGACGAAGCCGACGACATACGTCCCCGTCTCGACCTCGATTGAGCCGAGTGCGCGCTCGAAGGCGACGTTCGTCTTCAGGCTCGAATGCCGGATGTCCGCCGCGCTGCACACAACCTCGCCGTCCGGATCGGCAACGCCGATATTCGCGAACTGGGGAAATCCGTTGAGAAGCGCGGGTAGGTATTCCGGACAGACCGGCGCCGCCACCGGCGGCCCGCCTTCGCACGCGAGCACGTCGCCGAGGCGACGAAGGAGGTTGCGGCCGCCGTTGAGCTGATGGGCGTGTTCGCGCGACGCCAGGTTTCCGAGATGGCGCGCCTCGGTTTCCATGCGTTCCAGAGCCGCCACGCGCTCCCGGGCCGCCGCAAGAAAAATGAACAGGACCGCCGGTACGGTCGCGAAGCCGATGAGCAATATCAGGCGGCCGCGTAGGGTAAGGAAGACTTTGACGAACCGCCGCGTCGTCGATAGCTGTTTTCCGCTGACCTCGCGGTTTTCCATCGGCTCACGGGACGCGCCAGGCCGGCGCGGCGCGGTCATACGGGTTCTTCCTCCATCGCATGATCGAGTATGGCCGTCGCGTGGATCGTCGTTGTGTCATAACACGGGTATCCCGGTGCGCGGCAGGTCCAGGACAGTAGCGCGATACGTATCAGGCATTGACGTCCGTACGGGAGCCGGTGTCAAGGGAGGCGGGATGCGTCTTAAAGTCGCGGAAGCTGTGCACGATCGGCATCGCTCGCAATACAACTCGACGGCACGCTCCGGGTTGCGGAGGTTTCGGGCGGCGGGCGAAACGAGGAGATGCCACGGCTCGGCGAAACCCGGTTCCCGGTAGTCGACGACATCGGCGCCGCCCTTATGCCGGCCGCGATTCTAGGTAGCCGGTAACCCGGCCACCGAAAAGCCCACTGGGACCTGATCCTTGTGCACCAGGTGTGCACCACGACACGGAAAAACGAATCCCCGGGGGAATTTCCCCGGGGATTCAAGGACTTTGGTCGATCGGGGTTGACGGGACTCGAACCCGCGGCCTCCGGCGTGACAGGCCGGCGTTATAACCAACTTAACTACAACCCCATCAAGGCGCACGGCGGGCCGCGTGCCAAGGCGCGTATTGTAGATAGAGCCGCGCCGGTGTCAAGCAAATCCGCACCGATTCAAGGCGGGAATGACATGGGCTTTTCCCCGGGCATGTTTCGCCGCGCGTCGGGTTCGTCTCGCGGCGCGAGACGCGACGACGTTTCGCTCTTAGTCGAACGTTGCGTGTGTCGCGCGCGTTTTCTACGATCCGCGCCATGTTCGACAAAATTTTTCGCGGATGGGTTTGGCGCGCGGCGATCGCGATTGCGTGCGCTTTGATTCTCACCGTAATAGCCGGCGCGGCAATCGAGCGCGCGGTCGCCGAGGACGACAAGGGCGATTCGCCCCCCTCGTCCGAAGCGACCCCGACGCCGACGCCCACCCCTTCACCCGCTGCGTCACCCGCGCCGGCGGCGGAATCGACGCCGGCGCCCGATGCGACGCCGGTGGACGCAGAGGCCACGCCGGCCAAACCTCCCGACGATGGTCTGCCGCCGATCGAGGCGTATCTGAACATCCGCCGCGCGGTGGGGCCGACGTGGTCGCCCGACGGGCAGAGCCTCGTGTACCTCTCGAACGATACGGGCACCTATCAGGCGTGGAAGATCGCCGCGGACGGCGGAGAGCCCGTGCGTTTGACGCAGTTTGAAAACACGATCGGCTTCGTGGAATACCTGCCGAACGCGCGCCGCATCTTGTTCGGCATGGACGAAGGCGGCAACGAGCGCACGCAGATCTACATCATGAACGACGACGGCATGGACGTCGTTCGCCTGACCTCCGACGAAAACGTCATCCACACGCTCGGCGCGGTGGATCGCGACGGCAAGCGCATTGCCTACGCGAGCAACGCGCGCGACCAGCGCTACTTCGACGTGTACGTCATGGATCTCGCCACGCGCCAATCGCGCCTCGTGCTGCAGCAGGATGCGTACAACGAGGCAGCCGCGTTTTCGCCCGACGGAAAATTCGTCGTCGTGTCGACGTGGGAGTCGAACTTCAACAACAACCTCACGCTCGTCGAGATGCCGTCGCTCGCCGATCAGCTCCTGACTCCGCACTCCGGATGGGCGACGTACACCGACATCGCGTGGCCGCCGGGAGCGGACGCGTTCTATCTTATATCCAACCTCGGGCAGGATTGGTCGAAGGTCGCAACGCTCGAACCAAAGGAGCGCGAGCTCGCCTACAAGGGCACGGGCAAGTGGGATGCGCAGACGCTGGCGATCTCGCGCGACGGCTCGCGCCTCGCGTACACACTGAACGTCAATGGCCAATCGACGCTGGCGCTTGTCGATCTCAAGCAGGGCAAGCCGCTGCCCGTACCGGCGATCGAGGAGGGCATCATCGGCGGGCTCGAGTTTTCGCCGGACAGCAACAAGCTCGCGTTTCACTTCAGCTCTCCCACGCGAACGCACAACGTCTGGATCGCGGACCTGGCCGCGAACACCGCGGCGCCGCTGACCGACGCGAGCCTCGCGGGGATCGACCCGGCAACGTTCGTTTCCCCGCGCCAAGTTCGCTATCGCGGCCACGACGACCTTGTGATCCCGGCGTTCCTCTACGTTCCGCCCGGCGAGAGCGACGGCCCGCGCGGTGTCGTCGTGTACGCGCACGGCGGACCGGAGGCGCAGGAGCGGCCGGATTTTTCGGGGCTATTTCAATATCTGCTCTCGCGCGGCATCGCGATCTTCGCGCCGAACGTTCGCGGCAGCACGGGGTACGGCAAGACCTACGAACATCTGGACGACAAGCGCCTGCGCCGCAATTCCTTGCGCGACTACGCGGCGGGGGTGGAATTTCTGAAATCGGCTGGCGGGTTCGACGCGGAAAAAATCGGCATCTTCGGCGGCAGCTACGGCGGATACGTCGTGCTGGGGAGTCTTGCGGAATATCCCGAGTTATTCGCGTGCGGGGTTTCGGTTGTCGGGATTTCGAACTTCGTCACGTTCCTGGAGAACACCGGCGCATGGCGGCGAACGATCCGCGAGGCGGAATACGGGACGCTCGCCGAGGACCGCGAGTTCCTGGAATCGATCAGCCCGACAAACCAGGTCGATACCATGCGCGCGCCGCTCATGGTCATCCAGGGCGCGAACGATCCGCGCGTGCCGGCGAGCGAATCCGATCAGATGGTCGCCGCGCTGCGCGAGCGCGGGCGGGAAGTGTCCTATCTCCTCTATCCCGACGAGGGGCATGGCCTCGCCAAGCTGAAAAATCGCCTGGACGCTTACCCGAAGGTCGCGGATTTTCTACGGAAATGCGTCGCGGACCCGGCTGGAGCTCTGAAAACGGAATCGGATGTAGAAAAATCGTCGAATTCCGCCCCGGATGCGTCCACCCTGCCCTGATGTGCGGTCAAAAAACGGCTGTGATTTTGGTTAGATAGCTCATATTGCTAAATAGGACCATTGTGGTACAAATAAGCCAAGTCCAGTGGCTCCTTGAAAAAGGAGTCACGGACCCTTCCCTCCTTTGGACGTGTTGAATCGAAGTCCCTCCTTCTGAAAGACACGACCCAAGGTGACATCGCCAGGCCCCGGAAAACCGGGGCCCTTTTTTTGGGATTTTTCGGGATTTCGACGAAATCTTCGAGGCGATACCGTCGATGCGTGCCAGGAATCGAAACCGCCAACGCGCCCACAAAAGCAAACCCCGCAAACTTTCGTTCACGGGGTCGCTTTCTGCCGACGGGCCGTTTTAAGTCATGCCCAGGACCGGGCTATACAGCCTTCGCTGCAGTGAGCCACAGGACGCAGCATGTAACGCTTCATGGTGCTTTCCTCCTGTATTTGCGGCGTTGATCGCCGCAAGGCAATTTCAAGCAATTTAAGGACGCGTGTGGTCAATGTCAACCGATCCCGCCCGGTGCAAGGCGCGTTTCGCGCGGCCATCCGCGGCCGACCAAACACCGCGCCTCACGAGTTTTATCGTGTCAAATCGCGTAAAAATTTGCCGTCAGGGGGTTCACGGCCTGGCACGCGGCGGCGGCGTCTAGGAACGCGGCGCTTGTTTGGATATGATTGCTTCTCGTTTCTCCCGGAACTACGCAAGCATGTGTAAGGAATATCACGATGTTTCGCTGCGCCCCTGCCATTCTCGTCCTGTTTTTGCTGTTCGCCGCCCCGTTTGCCGCCGGCTGTTCCTGCGGCGACGATGACACCGGCGACGACGACCTGGGCGATGACGACACCGGCGACGACGACATGGACGACGACGATACCGACGACGACGACGTGGACGAAGACATGGACGATGACGACGCCGTTGACGACGATTCGGCCGACGATGACACCGATCCTCTCGATCGGGGAGGCCTGATCCCCGGCCCCGCCGATCCCGGTCACGATGCGGCGCTGGAGCTTTTGGCGGCGCGCTACGCGCAGCAGTTCCACGGGTTCATGACCGTACCGTTCGGCATGTCTCTCGAGGCCTATATCTCGGATCCGGACATGCGTGCCGAGATCGACGACTGGCTCGAAAACTCCGACCTCGACGAGACGTTCGAGGAATATTCCGGCATCCACCCGTTCGACAACGCCGACGCCTACGGCGAGCACGGCGACCTCGGCATGTTCGGCGGCATGGCGTCAATCGGCGACGTGTTCCGCTATGCGCTCGCGCGCGACCGCGGCGAGACGTTCGAGATCCCGATCGCCGAGTTGCGCCAGAACGTCATCGAGCTGATGGACGCGCTGCACGTGTGCGTCGAGATCACGGGAGAGCCGGGCGTGGTGGTGCGCGGCATCCGCAAGATCGCCGAACCCGGACCGTTGCAGACGACCGAGCCGCTGTTCGATATCAACGGCGATCCGTATCCGCCGAACAAGGACGACAACGTCTGGCGCGAGGACAATTCCGGCGCGCATCCCGACTTCATCTGGGAAGACAACACGAGCAAGGACCAGCTCGACGGGTACATCTTCTCGATGGGCGCGGTGTGGGACATCGTCGCGGACGATCCCGATATTCCGCAGGCGAAAAAGGACGCGCTTATCGCCGACGCGGCGGCCATCGGCGACATGCTGATGGAGGTCGCGCCGGAGACGGGGCTGGATCTGTCGATTCGCGACGCGGACGGCCGCCTGACGCAATTCCACGATATTCACCCACGCGACATGGGCTCGTTCGTCATCCCCGAATTTCTCGGCGTCGGCAACGGCTTCAACGCGCTGATGGCGCTTGGCATCGTCAAGACGATCGCGTTCATCACGGGCGAGGAGCGGTTCAGGGATTTCTTCGCGGAGATGATCGAGGATCGCGGGTTCCTTGACTACGTGGACCAGACGGTCTTTCTGACCAACAACGGACCGCTGACGAACTGGTCGAACGTCAACATGATGTTCGTGGCGATTTATCCGCTGCTGCGCTACGAGGCCGATCGCGATTTGCGCGCGTATTGGCAAAAGGTGATGGCCGACGATCTGTGGGGCAGCCGCTTTTCGGACTGGGCCGTGTCCAACTCGCATCAGGCGTTTTTCGGCTTGATCTGGGCGTCGTTCAAAAACGGGGCGACGGACGACGCGGAGGCCGATACAGCCGCGTACGATCTCGCGGGCTTCAAGACGCCGCCGTACTGGCACGCGCCCAAAATCGTGAACTGCGACGATGACGAGCTGGCCGCGGGCGAGTGCCTGGCGATCGACGGCACCACGATCATCACGCTTGCGGGTTACACGGATACGCACGGCGTCTTCCATGCGTATCCCACGCACACCGGCGATCCGATTTCAACGGACCCGCTGCCGCGCACGATCCGGCCGCCGAGTAACTTCGACTGGCGTTCGCCGCCGTATGACGTCAACGGCGGCGGCGGCGTGCGCCTGAATCCCGGCGGCGATTTCCACGGCGCATATTGGCTTGGCCGGTTTATGCGACGCTCGAACGACACCGCGATCAACGTCTCGCCGCGGGCGTGGTGAAAAACGCGCGCGAGGACGCGGCTTTCGCGCCGAAAACGCGCGCGGTCGTCGCGATCGCCGTCGTGCTCGGCGCGGTGGCGATGGCGCATCTGGTCGAGCGCGCGATCAACCGAAAATACAACGGCGACGAGTTGCAGCACGCGCACGCGGTGTATCGCGTCGCACAAGGTGATCTACCGTTCCGCGATTTTTTCGAGCACCACCCGCCCGCGCTTTACTACGCGTCCGTTCCGCTCTACGAAATTTTCGCGCGCGATCCGCGCACGATGACGGCGCTGCGTTTCCTGATGCTCGCGTGCGTCGCCGCGACATTCGCCGCGCTGTTTGCGACGGCGTATCGCACCACGCAATCCGTCGCGCTCGCCGGCGTCGCGGGCATCGCCTTTTTGTGGTGCACGGTCGTGCTCGACAAGGGCATCGAGTTTCGCCCCGACGGTCCGGCGACCGCGCTCATCGCGTGGGCGATTTATTTTCAGGCGACGAGCGGCGACACGCGACGGCGCTCGATCGTCGCGGCGCTTTTCTGGGGCCTGGCGCTGACGTTCACGCCCAAAGCCCTGTTCGCGTTTGCCGGCGCGACGCTGTTTGAGATCGCGCGGAACGCCTTTGGTAGACGCAATGATGCGTCCGTACCCGCTCCCTTATCCTTCGCTTCCGCTCAGGACAAGCTCACGCGGTTTCAAACGCGAGAGATAGCGGTCTGGTTTGTCGCGGCCGCCGTTCCCGCGCTGCCGTGGGCGGTCGGTTACGCGCTCGCCGAGCCGCGGTCGATCCCCGACCCGTGGTACGCGCCCGAGTTCGTGCGGGCGCTGCCCGGCGCGCTGCCCGCGATGGTCGATCGCCTGATCTTCTGGAACGCGAACTGGGCCAACACGTTCAGCCCGTTCGCGACGTTCGCGGACGTAGCGCGCGAAAATGCGGCGCTGGTTTTGTTTTCGATACTCGGCGTCGCGCTCGCGTTGCGCACCTTTGCGCAAACTCGCGTCGCCGGTCCGCCGCTGCTATTCGCGCTCGTGCTCGCGTGCGGCGGCGCGGGGGCGTTCGCCGTGCACGTTCCCTACGCGCAATACTGGCTGTTGCTCGTCCCCGCGGCGGCGCTCGCCGCGACGCACGCCATCCACATTCTCGTGACGCGAGCGAATCTCGCCTTCATCGCCCGGGCGTACGGCATCCCCGATCCGCCGGACGATCTTGAGTCCGCCTCCCCACGGATCGCGCAAGGACGACGGGGGACGGGGCTATTGGTCGGCGCGGCGCTGATCACGTCGCTCGGCATGGGCACGCTGGCGCGTCCGCTGCAAGGCCCGGCGGAATCGAACGCGAATCAGCGCGCGGCGATTTCGTTTTTTGTGAACGAGGTCGATCCGGCGTGGCCGGTGATGGGCGCGTGGACGGGCTGGGCCGCGTTCAATCCCACCGCGTCGTACTACCACTTCCTGCATCTGGAGGTGCGCAAGATGTTGCCGTTGCCGGTGCAACGGGACGGCGGGCTCGCGGCGCTATCGCGCGCCAGGCTCGTGATCCGCGACGAGGAATTCGATCGGCTGCCGCGCGAAGTGATCGAAACGCTCGAACGCGACTTCGTGCCGTTCACCGGGCCGATCTGGGCGTCACGGGACGTCGTTTCAAGGAAGAGACTGGAAGGCTGAAAGGCTGGAAGTCTGAAAGGTCATCTCGGGCCTGCGGTAGGCTTTATCGTCGATCTCTCTCCGCGCACTCCGCGCCTGGGCGTGAACCCTGTCAGCACGCGCAGCCGCTGTCGTGTTCGTCCACATCGTCGGGTTCGAGGTCCGGCGCGATGTCCTGGCCGTCATCGTCCGTGTCGTCGTCGTCATCGCTGCCGCGATCGAATGGCGGGGGGTCGGATACCGCGTCGCTCTTTGGCGTCGCCGTGATCGCGATATCGCGGAAGGCGTAGCCGCTTGCGTCACGCGCCACGACAATGCCGTGATACGTGCCCGCGTGCGCCGGCGTGAACGATAGCACGCCGCCGAAAACGTCCGCGCCGGGCATGCCGTAAACGTCGACCCGCGCGGCGCTCGACGCCTGGTATCGATACGTGGCGCCGACCTCCACAAACGCGCGTTCGGGCGCGCCGATCGCCGGCGCGACGAATTCGGTGGCTTCCGGCAGGCGGTCGATCAAAAAGAAGCGCAGCAAATCGACGACGAACAGGCTGAGCTGGTAGCGGTCGCCGATGGCCAGGCCCGCGAACAGGTTCGACACGTCGAGCAGCGCCGGGTCGGGCGCGCCGGCCAGGTGCGTTCCGTACCACGCGAGCAGGTACAGAAGCTGATAGCCCTCGTGCGTGAGCCGGTCGGCGGGATACCACAGATCATCCACAAGCGACGGGTCGAGCGCCGAATGGTGCAGGCGATTTTGCGCCGTCGCCATTGATGCCGCGTACGCGACAAGATCGCCGCCCGCCGCGATCGTCGAGTTCGGGTCGCCCGCGGACACCGCTTGTTTGAACGCCGCGACGTGCGCCTCCATGACGCCGTTCGATGGAAACGCCACGCCGCGCACGCCCGAACCGCCGTTGCCGTCGAACGCGAGCGCGAGGAATTGCAGAAGCTGTTCGTCGAACGCATGCGCGCCTTCCATCCCGGCGGCGCGCGCTCGCGCGAGGTTCGTGTCGTAGCCGTCCGGATCGCGCAGATTGTCCGCGTAGCTCGGCACGATGAGGCGATCGGCCGCGCCGAGGATCATGGGGTTCGCGACCAGGCCGCCGATCGCGTCCACGAGATCCGGCGCGCGGCCGGTGAGCGGCCGCAGGTACACCTTGGCGACGAAGGCATCGCCGCCATCGGTGGCATGCTCGTTGTCCCAGATGACCACCTCGCGCCCGACGCGCGCGTTTACGTCGGCGAGGTCCGCGGCGGCAAGCGTCTGGCTGAACGTTTCCGTGCCGGTCCACATCACGCCGATGTCCGGGTGCAGGGCGAAAAGCGTATCGAGATAATCGTCGCCGCCCGCCCAGCTCTCCTGGCGGTTTGTCGAATACACCGTCGGCACGACGAGCATCGCAACGCGCTCGCCGGCCATGTCCGAAAGCGTCAGCCGCAGCCAGTTCGCGAGGTCGGTGTGCTTTGCGCCAAGCGCGCCGTCGACCGGCTCGGCCAGGTCGAACTCGATGTCGTCGAGCAGCAGCGTGAAATGGCGAAAGCCCGCGTCGACGAACGGCGCGAGCTTGCCGATGAGCGTCGCGCGCTCGGCCTCGTCTTCCATCGCCATGTCTTTGCCGGGGCTGATGCCGAACGAAAACGTGACGCCGACGCGCTCGCCCAGCCGGTGCAGTTCCGCGAAACGCGCGATGTCCTCGTCCGGATACGGTGTGCGCCACTCGTCGCGATGCAGCGGATCGTTTTTCGGGCCGTAGATGTAGAGCCCAAGCCCCGCGCGTCCGAGCAGGCGCATCATCGCGCGGCGCTCGGAGTGCGTCCACGGCGTGCCGTAAAAGCCCTCGACGACGCCACTTTGCGCGAAAACCGGCTCGATGCGCCACGGGATCTCCACGCGCGTCGTGCGGCTTTCCGTTCCGTCGGCGCGCAGTGTCACGATGACGGCTTCCGCGTTCGCGAAATCCGGCAGCGGGCCGTCCCACGTCTCGCGCGCGGGAAATTCGTCGATGAGA includes:
- a CDS encoding tellurite resistance/C4-dicarboxylate transporter family protein — protein: MMGLDVESRASFPASGRARRFLGEGVATFHPAYFAMSMATGIVCIACHLLGLRDLSAFLFWVNIFAYGAIWLATMARALWFRETFLADWSCHQRSPGFFTMVAATCVLGSQFVLVRHSLAIGFALWIAGLLLWVICTYTVFVALSVREVKPSLAEGINGGWLVAVVATQSVAVLGCLVLPGHSGNRDATLFFLTSFWLCGGMLYIWMISLIFYRYTFLRFSPADLMPPYWINMGAVAISTLAGTALVAVSGDSPFMESIRPFVKGFTILYWATATWWIPMLIVLGIWRHVVRKVAFTYDPLYWGMVFPLGMYSVCTFRLVETFELPFLAWISRSFVILAIIAWLFTFFGLVNRFLYLLLSAWSDLRRPLSTGSPFAALAATGRPGTRSSSLGGSP
- a CDS encoding response regulator transcription factor, which translates into the protein MKILIADDHAIVRSGLSRILELEFPGVTIGEATTCAELLRKVRSAPWDVVILDVALGAENGLAALPQIKEARPSLPVIVLSMYSERQFVVRALAGGASAYLTKEQAADTELFKAIRTVRKGRRYLSETLAEQLADHLAKKPGEMPHETLSGRELEVFLLLASAKSVSEIAERLQLSVKTVSTYRTRILEKMSLASNAEIIQYAVRNGLVG
- a CDS encoding HAMP domain-containing protein gives rise to the protein MENREVSGKQLSTTRRFVKVFLTLRGRLILLIGFATVPAVLFIFLAAARERVAALERMETEARHLGNLASREHAHQLNGGRNLLRRLGDVLACEGGPPVAAPVCPEYLPALLNGFPQFANIGVADPDGEVVCSAADIRHSSLKTNVAFERALGSIEVETGTYVVGFVDRPVLHLAHAIRGPDQAPCAVAFVAVELGWLDQLAEQANLPADYSLLITDRDGHVLARSGADTGLLAAEQQQPNPALAQALGRPHGAVIDIGPDAMSRFFVATPMEGIPGIFVVAGLPYERVQGTANHAFYRTLVGLILVTIFAIASAIFAAEFSVLRVLRALTRAVRRFGAGDLSARAPLPGSHGELRELAVSFSAMADALATRQKEAHEAQGRLRALSHRLQAARDEEASRIARELHDELGQILTGLKMELSTVCRVCSRRPDSLAGDEAIVKMGEQINRAIDSVRRISSELRPPVLDRLGLAAAVDWLVRDREANSGLAIILNVGNVSEPIDGLVSTTVFRIVQEALTNVIRHADATEVSVDLMGNEATLALTIHDNGKGIEPADAEGPQSLGILGMRERVHLLGGSFAVRGRPGEGTTIEVEVPREAPIAPDGAAGPDGGP
- a CDS encoding S9 family peptidase, whose translation is MFDKIFRGWVWRAAIAIACALILTVIAGAAIERAVAEDDKGDSPPSSEATPTPTPTPSPAASPAPAAESTPAPDATPVDAEATPAKPPDDGLPPIEAYLNIRRAVGPTWSPDGQSLVYLSNDTGTYQAWKIAADGGEPVRLTQFENTIGFVEYLPNARRILFGMDEGGNERTQIYIMNDDGMDVVRLTSDENVIHTLGAVDRDGKRIAYASNARDQRYFDVYVMDLATRQSRLVLQQDAYNEAAAFSPDGKFVVVSTWESNFNNNLTLVEMPSLADQLLTPHSGWATYTDIAWPPGADAFYLISNLGQDWSKVATLEPKERELAYKGTGKWDAQTLAISRDGSRLAYTLNVNGQSTLALVDLKQGKPLPVPAIEEGIIGGLEFSPDSNKLAFHFSSPTRTHNVWIADLAANTAAPLTDASLAGIDPATFVSPRQVRYRGHDDLVIPAFLYVPPGESDGPRGVVVYAHGGPEAQERPDFSGLFQYLLSRGIAIFAPNVRGSTGYGKTYEHLDDKRLRRNSLRDYAAGVEFLKSAGGFDAEKIGIFGGSYGGYVVLGSLAEYPELFACGVSVVGISNFVTFLENTGAWRRTIREAEYGTLAEDREFLESISPTNQVDTMRAPLMVIQGANDPRVPASESDQMVAALRERGREVSYLLYPDEGHGLAKLKNRLDAYPKVADFLRKCVADPAGALKTESDVEKSSNSAPDASTLP
- a CDS encoding beta-N-acetylglucosaminidase domain-containing protein; its protein translation is MRLLNLRSATGVVAALFAMLLAATPASSEPIDLAPYARIVADRTHETFLGFWPNEREDAAYTIRDERGDTSWKPARQGRVTLTLDFAPLLPDGFVPDRVEMDWNPPPGGGIQARAFSYCGALANDEVIVAPNDDIVFGAGKVARCVTLTMYDAGPAALVRLRVFARELGVPPASARSVVVTETDGALHLAFTLADSANAPQIVRVHYTDFGDAPTPENLIDEFPARETWDGPLPDFANAEAVIVTLRADGTESRTTRVEIPWRIEPVFAQSGVVEGFYGTPWTHSERRAMMRLLGRAGLGLYIYGPKNDPLHRDEWRTPYPDEDIARFAELHRLGERVGVTFSFGISPGKDMAMEDEAERATLIGKLAPFVDAGFRHFTLLLDDIEFDLAEPVDGALGAKHTDLANWLRLTLSDMAGERVAMLVVPTVYSTNRQESWAGGDDYLDTLFALHPDIGVMWTGTETFSQTLAAADLADVNARVGREVVIWDNEHATDGGDAFVAKVYLRPLTGRAPDLVDAIGGLVANPMILGAADRLIVPSYADNLRDPDGYDTNLARARAAGMEGAHAFDEQLLQFLALAFDGNGGSGVRGVAFPSNGVMEAHVAAFKQAVSAGDPNSTIAAGGDLVAYAASMATAQNRLHHSALDPSLVDDLWYPADRLTHEGYQLLYLLAWYGTHLAGAPDPALLDVSNLFAGLAIGDRYQLSLFVVDLLRFFLIDRLPEATEFVAPAIGAPERAFVEVGATYRYQASSAARVDVYGMPGADVFGGVLSFTPAHAGTYHGIVVARDASGYAFRDIAITATPKSDAVSDPPPFDRGSDDDDDTDDDGQDIAPDLEPDDVDEHDSGCAC